CAGGTCAGCCTGGTGATCGACAATGGCGCCCTGCTGTGGTCAGCGCTTGTGGTTTTTGTGCTTTACCTGATTGCCGCCGCCATTATCGGCAAGGGGCTCAGTGAGCTATTCGGGTTCACGCCCACTATCGGTCGCACCCTCACCTTCAGCTTTGGTACCCGCAACTCCTTCGTCATGCTGCCGCTGGCGCTGTCACTGCCGGAGCCCTGGCGTGCCGCCATCGTTGTCATCGTCTTCCAATCCCTGGTCGAGTTGTTCGGCATGGTCGCGTATCTGCGCTGGCTGCCGCGTCTGATCAAGAATACCCACTGAGCCAGACAATAAGCGGCATGATCGAGGAACTTTCTCTGAACATCACCGCCGGATTTTGACGCGACAATAGCCCAAGTTGATTGAATCCCCCTAGTAAATTATAGTGTGCGCTCATTTCTACTCGGCTCGCTTGATAATCGAATGGCAAAAAACTGGACGCTAATACTGTTTGCGGTATTGATGGTAGTGCAATCACTATCCATCGCCGCTGATGTATTGCCTATCCATTCGGATCACCAACCCCATGAGTTGGCGGATATGTCCGGGGGCGACGGTTCAACCCAAGCGACAGACCCGTCACCGGGATCAGACCACAACACACCGCCCGGCCATTGCCACTCCTGTCATTGCCATGGCTCTCATATGCTGCTGTCCATGCAGCTGCCCACGCTGTCTACTGCCTCTTCCGGCCAAGTCACACTGCGCTATACCGTCGACCACCCGTCTCCCCCCATCGCTGCGATACTCCGACCGCCCATAGCCTAACCTCACTTTCCGGTCATCGACCGGCACCAGGATTTTTCAAAAATCTTTACGTGAGGTAATTCATGTCCATGCTATTCCGTTTGCGTCCGGATTCAGGCCGAAGCCTGATAATCCGGACAACGCGCCTGCTGATTTGCGGCGCGCTGCTAAGCCTGTCCGGGCTTATCCAGGCCGCTGATCGCGCCCCTGCAACACTGACGCTACCCGAGGCCTTCGCCCGGGTGCTCAGTGACAACCCCGAATTGGCGATCTATCCCTACGATATTCGCGCGGCCGAGGCGCGGGCCCTCCAGGCCGGGTTTCGCCCCAACCCGCAAGTATCCCTCGACGTCGAGAATATAGCCGGCAGCGGCGAGTTCTCGGGGACCGATGCCATGGAAACCACCCTGGCGCTTAGTCAGGTCATTGAGATGGGTGGCAAGCGCCCTCTGCGCCGGGATGTCGGGCAATGGCGCCGCCAAACCCTCGAGCGCGACTACGAACTGGCCCGCCTGGACGCACTATCGGCGGCGGCCAGCCGCTACCTGGAAGTGGCACAAACCCAGCGCCTGCTGGCCTTTGCCCGGGAAGTCGTGGACTTTACAAGCGCCGCGGAGAAAGTCGCCCAAAGGCGGTTTAATGCTGGCAGTGCCAGCCGGGCGGAACTGAGCCGTGCCCGCACGGACTTCATGCAAGCGAAGCTGGCGGTGAGCAATCTCACCGTGCGCCTGGGAAACGCCAAACGGCGCCTGGCGAGCCTGTGGGGTGAAACCTCAGCGGATTTTGGTGATGTAGAGGCCGAACTCTTCGCCTTGGCGCCAACGCCTGAGTTTGCCAGCGTCCAGCTCCAGCTGGAACAGGCGCCGCAGCTGCAACGGTTCTTGACCCTTGAAAGGCTGCGCCAGGCCGAGCTGGACCTGGCCATCGCCCGCGGCCGACAGGACATCGAAGTCGGTGCTGGCATCAGACGGGTCGAGGGAATCGGTGATACTGGTGTGGTTTTTTCGTTTTCCATGCCCCTTGGCATCTCTAACCGAAACCAGGGCAACATCAGTGCCGCGCGGGAAAACCTGACAAAACTTGACCTCGAAGAAAAAGCCACCCGGGTGAAGGTTTTCACGGAGCTGCGCAATGCCTTCGTCCAACTGGAACAGGCCCGCGAGCGGGTTACCCTGTTACGTGAGCAGATACTGCCTGAGGCACAGCAGGCACTGGCGCTGATTCAGGAGGGCTACGGCGACGGGCGTTTTTCCTATCTGGAACTGGTGGAAGCCCGGCGCCAGCTGCTGTCCTTCGAAACCGAGGCCGTTGCCGCCGCCACCGATTTTCATCAAACCCTTATCACCCTGGAGACCTTGACCGGCCAGCCGCTAACGGGGGAGCGCCAACCACTCTACCCCACCGAAGCAATCAATGATTTCCGGTCCGATCTGCGCCTGCCCACGCTGGACAGCATCGATGATAAAGCGTCTCTTTCGCCACAGGATGAATCACAATGAACAAGTTACTGAATTATTTAATGGGCGGCTTGCTGCTAGCCGCCATGGCATATCAAAGCACAATCGCCGCCCCATCAGATCAAGCCGCTCACACCGAAGAAGGCGCTCAGCACGCAGATGAAAAGCAACACTCGAAAGAGGAACATGCCGGGGAAGACCACGCTGAGGATGAAGGCGACCATGCCGAAGAAACCGGCCATGAAAGCCATGAGGAGGAAGAGCCTGATCTAACTTTTAGCGCCGATCTGCTACGCGAATTTGGCGGTGAAATCACCACTGCTGAAGCCGGTATGATTCGCCAGCAGGTCTCGCTACCCGGCGAGGTAAAACTCAACGAAGAAGCCGTGGCCCATATCACACCCCGGTTTTCGGCCAAGATCGTCGAGGTGCAGGCGAAAACCGGTGACCGGGTCAAGGCCGGTGACATTCTCGCCACCGCCGAGAGCTCCGAGACCCTGTCCCGCTTTCAGCTGAAATCTCTGATTGATGGCATTGTCATCAAACGCCACGTCACCTTGGGTGAACATTTAGCGCCCGATGATTCCGCCTTTGTCGTCGCGAACCTGTCCACGCTGTGGGTGGATATCGCTCTCTACCCCAAGCAAGTGCCTCTGGTAAAAGCCGGACAGCCGGTGCGGATAACCACCAGCCACGGCCCCGAACCTGTGGAGACCAGCCTGGACTATGTGGCTCCCCTGGTGGACGAGGCCACGCGCACGGGCCTGGCACGGGTCTTCCTGGCCAATACGGATAATAACTGGAAGCCGGGCATGTTCATTGAAGGCCAAATCACCCTGGGCGAATTTTCCGCAGAGGTAGTGGCGCCCCGAACCGCCGTCATCGACATAGAGGGTCAGCCCACGATATTCGTTCAGCACGACGGCAGCTGGGAACCTCGCCCGGTCAAGCTGGGTCGCGGAGACAGCCACTCTGTCGAGATTCTAGCGGGCCTTGATACGGGTGAACGCTATGTTTCTAAAGGTGGATTCGTGCTGAAGGCTCAGCTGCAGAAAAGCGAATTCGAATCCGGACACAACCACTAATCGCAGGAGAACAGTATGCAAACTCTTATTCGTTTTGCGCTGGAGAACCGGCTGCTAGTGGTCGTGATTTCTCTGGCGATGCTTATCGGCGGTTACTTCGCCTATCGCACCCTGCCGGTTGATGCCTACCCGGATATTTCACCGGCGTTGGTGCAGGTCTTTGTAGAAACCGAAGGTCTGGCGCCGGAGGAAGTCGAGAAATACGTCACCTACCCCATCGAAAGCGCTATGAATGGCCTGCCCCAACTGGATCATGTGCGCTCTATCTCCAACTTCGGATTGTCCGTAGTCAATATTTATTTCGAGGACGGCACCGACATCTACTTTGCCCGACAATTAGTGGGGGAAAGATTACAGGTAGCGCGGGAGGCTATTCCCGACGGCTTCGGGGAGCCGGTAATGGGCCCCATTACCACAGGGCTAGGCCAGATTCTGTTCTACGTACTGGAGGATACCAGCGGGCAATACAGCAACACCGAGCTGCGGGAAATTCAGGACTGGATCGTCAAGTTCAACCTGCAGACGGTAAAAGGTGTCACCGAAGTCCTTTCCATCGGTGGTGAGGTCAAGCAGTTTCAAGTACGTATCGATCCCGACGCGCTGATCCGCTACGACGTGTCACTGCCCGATATCAAGGAGCGCATCGAGGCCAACAATGCCAACGCCGGGGCGCAGTTCATCGTCAAAAACGATGAGGAGTACATCGTTCGCTCCGTGGGTCTGGCCACGGACCTTGAAGCCCTGCGTAACATTGTGGTGAAAACCATCGGCGGCACACCCGTCTACCTCCACCAACTGGGCGAACTGGACATCGGCGGTGAAATCCGTCGCGGGCTGACCAGCAAGGACGGCGAAGGCGAAGTGGTCGTGGGAATGGTCTTGAAGCTGATTGGCAGTAATACCTCCCAGGTGATCGGCGCCGTCAAGGCGGAGTTAGCCACCATCAACGCCAACCTGCCGAAAGGCATCGAGGTGCAGCCCTATTATGACCAGGCGACCCTGGTGAAAGCCGCAGTGAGCACGGTAATCAACGCACTACTCCAAGGTATTATTCTGGTGGCTCTGGTGCTGTTGGCTTTTATGGGCGGCCTGCGGCCCAGCCTGGTGGTGGCGCTGTCGATTCCCTTCTCCGTCGGCTTCACCTTTCTCGCCATGAAATTCTTCGACATATCAGCCAACCTGATGTCGCTGGGCGGGATCGCCATCGCCATCGGCATGATGGTGGATGGTGCTGTGGTCGTGGTGGAGAATATCGACCGGATGTTGCGCGAATCCTCCCCGGATGAATCGCGCCTGCACCTGGTGGCGCGGGCCTGTCAGTCGGTGGCGCGCCCGATTCTGTTTGCCATCAGTATCATCATCATTGTGTTCCTGCCGCTGTTCACCTTGCAGGGGGTGGAAGGGGCGACCTTCCGGCCACTGGCCTATACCGTAGCGGTGGCCATGCTTGGCTCGCTGTTCTTTGCTCTGATTGTGGCACCTGTGGCCTCCTCCCTGCTGATGAAGCGCCCCGAGACAGACCCAGACAAACCCCGCAAGGACATTGTCAGCCTGCTGCTGAAAGGCTACCAACCCCTGGTACAGGCCATGGTGACGCGCCGCTGGATTGCTGTGACCCTGGCGGCGGTGGTCCTGCTCATCGGCATTGTCGTCGCCCCGCGGCTCGGATCGGAGTTTGTGCCCCGCTTCAACGAAGGGGATTTGCTGATCCGCGCCACCATGGCGCCGTCCATCTCCCTGGAAAAAGCCGAGACGACCATTGGCGTATTCGAGCGGCAATTGATGGCAGCGTTTCCGGAGGTCACCCAGGTGGTGTCGCGCATTGGCCGGGGTGAAGTCGGCGCCCACGCCGATCCGGTGAATAACGCGGAGATTTTCGTTGCGCTCAAGCCCCAGGAGGAATGGCAAAGCGCGGAAACCCTGGATGGCCTCTACGCGGCCATGAGCGAAAAATTCGCGGATTTCCCCGGCGCGCAATTCAACTTCACCCAGCCCATTGCCGCCGCCGTGGATGAACTGCTCACCGGCACCAAGGCCGAACTGGCCGCCAAGCTCTTTGGCGATGACCTGGATGTGCTGGTGGAGAAAGCACAGGCCATCGAACAGGTGATGCGCACCGTGCAGGGCGCCCAGGACGTTCAGCGCGATCAAATCGGCGGTACGCCGCAACTGCGCATTTCGTTGAACCGGGAGGCTATTGCCCGTTACGGCCTCAATGTCAGCGACGTGCAACGCACACTGAGCGTGGCCGTGGGCGGCAGCGAGGCCGGACAAGTGTTTGAGGGTATCCGCCGCTTCGACATCTATGTGCGACTTGAGGAGTCCGCCCGCAACCGGGCCGATGTGATCGAGCAGCTCATTATCAAGAACGCCGCCGGACAGCGCATTCCCCTGGAAGAGCTGGCCACCATTGAGGAAGTGGTGGGGCCGCGCCAGATCACCCGGGAAAACAACCAGCGTTTTATCACCATCCAGACCAATGTCCGCGACCGGGATATCGGTTCGTTCGTGGCCGAGGCCGATGCCGCCATTGCGCAGCAGGTGGATTTACCGCCCGGCTATTTCCTTAAATGGGGCGGGCAGTTCGAACTCCAGCAACAGGCCAACAAGCGCCTGATGATCGTGGTGCCCATTACCCTGGCACTGGTGTTCCTGATGCTGTTCGTCAATTTCAGATCCCTGCGCAACGCCCTGTTGATCATGCTCAATATCCCGCTGGCGCTGGTGGGCGGTATCGTCGCCCTGTGGCTGAGCGGCCAGAGCCTCTCGGTGCCGGCCTCGGTGGGCTTTATCGCCCTGTTTGGTATCGCCCTGGAAAATGGCCTGGTGCTGGTGAGTTACCTGAATGAACTGGTCAAGGACGGGGTATCCATTGCTGAAGCCAGTGTGCGGGCGGCCTGTGCAAGGCTGCGGGCGGTGATCATGACCGCCGTCACCACCGCCTTGGGGCTGTTCCCGCTGCTGTTCGCCACCGGCACCGGCAGCGAAGTGCAGCGGCCACTGGCCACCGTCGTGGTCGGCGGCCTGGTGACCGCCACCATCCTGACCCTATTGGTTATACCCGCCCTGTATCACTGGTTTGCCGACAAGCCCGCTGATATGAGCGAATCCCATTAACCCGGAGTGACTGTCATGCAAGAGATCAAAGCCTATATCAAACACCACAAACTGGAAGCCGTGACCCTGGCCCTGCACCGCGTGCAGGGCGTCACCGGCATGAGCGTCGCCCACGTTGTCGGCTTCGGTCGGAGCAAAGTCAATACCAGCGCCGCCAACCCGATTGAGGGCGCGGGGGATTTTGTCAAGCACGTGAAGGTGGAAATCGTGTGTCACGATCAGTACGTGGACGAGGTCGTCCGCGTACTAAAAACCGAGGCGCACACCGGACTGCGCGGCGATGGCCGCATTTTTGTCAGCGATGTCAATCGTGCGATCCGGATCGAAGATGGTGTCGAGGACGATACGGTTGTCTGAGAAGAGAACCCGCCCTCTTCAGGCGAGCGGGTTCCATTTCAGCCTTCGCTCCCTCTACACCTGATGATTCTTCTTCAACAGGAGCTGTGGCTCATGACCTTGTACAGTCAGTTCAAGCCGTTTTGAATGGTTTTACTGGGCAAGGTCATGACAGCAGGACAAGATTATGAGTGATTCACCCAAGCAGCGAAAAGATGACTCGAAGGAGGCTCCACCCTTTAGAACACATCGCATCCATGCCATTAATGGCGAATGGTATTTTTTAACCCGTGAAGGTCAAAATATCGGGTCATTTCCCACCAAAGATGATGCAGAAGCGGGCTTAGCGAGATTTCTTAAAATGGTCAAAAAAACGAGTAAATGATAACCGTGAATCCACAAAGTCGCCAATGCACGGGCACCAACAGTATAGGAATGGCATGTCTTCTTAATCTGGGCCTTACCATTATCGAGTTTGTCGACGGTTGATTGATTTACAGTTCGACTATCATCGCCATCGCACAGCATCTCCTAACCAATTACCAACGCAAAATTCCGCTACCATCAGTCGGAAAAACTCAGGTAAATCCATGGACCAGTCCGTAGAAAGAAACAGCATTGATCTAGCCTATAAAGCAACTGGCCGTAAGTTTTTGGACAGGGAAACCGCCGGAGGGCTGCTTCTGATTGGAGCCACCGTCATCGCTCTGGTGTTGGGTAATTCTCCATGGGCTGACACTTATCACCACTACCTTAAAGATGAACTTCTTTTTGAGCTGTCCGAGCATTTTACTTTCCGCCTGACACTCGAAGAGTGGATCAACGACGGCCTTATGGCCATATTCTTTCTGGTGGCTTCTCTGGAACTGAAGCGGGAAATTCTGGTAGGCGAATTGTCATCCTTAAAGAAAGCCTCCATGCCACTTTTGGGAGCGCTTGGCGGGATGGTCGTCCCGGCCCTGATTTTTGTCGCCCTGAATGTTGACACAGAAAATATAGCCGGATGGGGTATTCCGATGGCTACTGATATTGCTTACTCCTTAGGCATTATCGGATTACTGGGACAACGCGTGCCTTTGCAACTTAAAATTTTTTTGGTTGCACTGGCTATAGTCGATGATTTAGGAGCCATACTCGTCATTGCTTTGTTCTACAGCAACAACCTGAGTTGGTTATATCTCGGGGCAGGAGCAGGTACTTTTACTCTATTGCTGCTATGCAACCGCCTTGGCGTAAAAAATCTTTTTTGGTACCTATTGGGGGGTATCATTTTGTGGTACTGCTTTCTGAATTCAGGCGTTCACCCCACCATTGCCGGCGTCCTGTTCGCCATCACCATACCCGTAAAACCCAAACTGGACAGTAAAACCCTGAAAGAACGCACCGCCAGAAATGTTGCGGCACTGGAAGAGACGGACATAGAAAACCGTGACCCATTCCAGGACAGTCGTCAACGAAAATTTCTAGAGGCCATAAAAAAAGACACTGAAAACTCAAGCCCACCACTACTGAAACTAGAAAATTCGTTAATTGATTTTAACGTCTTTTTCATTATCCCTGTCTTCGCCATTGCTAATGCGGGCGTCAAATTGGATGTCAGTTTATTGGAGGTGGTATCGGGCTCTCTGGGCCTGGGTATATTGTTAGGTCTCGCGCTTGGAAAGGCATTAGGAATAAGCCTCTTCGCGTTAATCGGTGAAAAGCTGGGCATAGCAGAATTGCACAGTTCACTGAGATGGCGGCATGTGGTTGGCATGGGCATGATAGCC
The Banduia mediterranea genome window above contains:
- a CDS encoding TolC family protein; amino-acid sequence: MSMLFRLRPDSGRSLIIRTTRLLICGALLSLSGLIQAADRAPATLTLPEAFARVLSDNPELAIYPYDIRAAEARALQAGFRPNPQVSLDVENIAGSGEFSGTDAMETTLALSQVIEMGGKRPLRRDVGQWRRQTLERDYELARLDALSAAASRYLEVAQTQRLLAFAREVVDFTSAAEKVAQRRFNAGSASRAELSRARTDFMQAKLAVSNLTVRLGNAKRRLASLWGETSADFGDVEAELFALAPTPEFASVQLQLEQAPQLQRFLTLERLRQAELDLAIARGRQDIEVGAGIRRVEGIGDTGVVFSFSMPLGISNRNQGNISAARENLTKLDLEEKATRVKVFTELRNAFVQLEQARERVTLLREQILPEAQQALALIQEGYGDGRFSYLELVEARRQLLSFETEAVAAATDFHQTLITLETLTGQPLTGERQPLYPTEAINDFRSDLRLPTLDSIDDKASLSPQDESQ
- a CDS encoding efflux RND transporter periplasmic adaptor subunit; this encodes MNKLLNYLMGGLLLAAMAYQSTIAAPSDQAAHTEEGAQHADEKQHSKEEHAGEDHAEDEGDHAEETGHESHEEEEPDLTFSADLLREFGGEITTAEAGMIRQQVSLPGEVKLNEEAVAHITPRFSAKIVEVQAKTGDRVKAGDILATAESSETLSRFQLKSLIDGIVIKRHVTLGEHLAPDDSAFVVANLSTLWVDIALYPKQVPLVKAGQPVRITTSHGPEPVETSLDYVAPLVDEATRTGLARVFLANTDNNWKPGMFIEGQITLGEFSAEVVAPRTAVIDIEGQPTIFVQHDGSWEPRPVKLGRGDSHSVEILAGLDTGERYVSKGGFVLKAQLQKSEFESGHNH
- a CDS encoding efflux RND transporter permease subunit, which codes for MQTLIRFALENRLLVVVISLAMLIGGYFAYRTLPVDAYPDISPALVQVFVETEGLAPEEVEKYVTYPIESAMNGLPQLDHVRSISNFGLSVVNIYFEDGTDIYFARQLVGERLQVAREAIPDGFGEPVMGPITTGLGQILFYVLEDTSGQYSNTELREIQDWIVKFNLQTVKGVTEVLSIGGEVKQFQVRIDPDALIRYDVSLPDIKERIEANNANAGAQFIVKNDEEYIVRSVGLATDLEALRNIVVKTIGGTPVYLHQLGELDIGGEIRRGLTSKDGEGEVVVGMVLKLIGSNTSQVIGAVKAELATINANLPKGIEVQPYYDQATLVKAAVSTVINALLQGIILVALVLLAFMGGLRPSLVVALSIPFSVGFTFLAMKFFDISANLMSLGGIAIAIGMMVDGAVVVVENIDRMLRESSPDESRLHLVARACQSVARPILFAISIIIIVFLPLFTLQGVEGATFRPLAYTVAVAMLGSLFFALIVAPVASSLLMKRPETDPDKPRKDIVSLLLKGYQPLVQAMVTRRWIAVTLAAVVLLIGIVVAPRLGSEFVPRFNEGDLLIRATMAPSISLEKAETTIGVFERQLMAAFPEVTQVVSRIGRGEVGAHADPVNNAEIFVALKPQEEWQSAETLDGLYAAMSEKFADFPGAQFNFTQPIAAAVDELLTGTKAELAAKLFGDDLDVLVEKAQAIEQVMRTVQGAQDVQRDQIGGTPQLRISLNREAIARYGLNVSDVQRTLSVAVGGSEAGQVFEGIRRFDIYVRLEESARNRADVIEQLIIKNAAGQRIPLEELATIEEVVGPRQITRENNQRFITIQTNVRDRDIGSFVAEADAAIAQQVDLPPGYFLKWGGQFELQQQANKRLMIVVPITLALVFLMLFVNFRSLRNALLIMLNIPLALVGGIVALWLSGQSLSVPASVGFIALFGIALENGLVLVSYLNELVKDGVSIAEASVRAACARLRAVIMTAVTTALGLFPLLFATGTGSEVQRPLATVVVGGLVTATILTLLVIPALYHWFADKPADMSESH
- a CDS encoding P-II family nitrogen regulator; amino-acid sequence: MQEIKAYIKHHKLEAVTLALHRVQGVTGMSVAHVVGFGRSKVNTSAANPIEGAGDFVKHVKVEIVCHDQYVDEVVRVLKTEAHTGLRGDGRIFVSDVNRAIRIEDGVEDDTVV
- a CDS encoding DUF6316 family protein encodes the protein MSDSPKQRKDDSKEAPPFRTHRIHAINGEWYFLTREGQNIGSFPTKDDAEAGLARFLKMVKKTSK
- the nhaA gene encoding Na+/H+ antiporter NhaA; translated protein: MDQSVERNSIDLAYKATGRKFLDRETAGGLLLIGATVIALVLGNSPWADTYHHYLKDELLFELSEHFTFRLTLEEWINDGLMAIFFLVASLELKREILVGELSSLKKASMPLLGALGGMVVPALIFVALNVDTENIAGWGIPMATDIAYSLGIIGLLGQRVPLQLKIFLVALAIVDDLGAILVIALFYSNNLSWLYLGAGAGTFTLLLLCNRLGVKNLFWYLLGGIILWYCFLNSGVHPTIAGVLFAITIPVKPKLDSKTLKERTARNVAALEETDIENRDPFQDSRQRKFLEAIKKDTENSSPPLLKLENSLIDFNVFFIIPVFAIANAGVKLDVSLLEVVSGSLGLGILLGLALGKALGISLFALIGEKLGIAELHSSLRWRHVVGMGMIAGIGFTMSLFITNLAFSDPELVKISKISILLASLIAAVGGVTMLLIGTVRDSHENRKK